In the Quercus lobata isolate SW786 chromosome 5, ValleyOak3.0 Primary Assembly, whole genome shotgun sequence genome, one interval contains:
- the LOC115989937 gene encoding UPF0481 protein At3g47200-like, which translates to MEIQLATASINNEDQNTQKEANISGGKEKKNDELVIEIREIVERPEIQSSTRCRIYKVPHHLRKWKQAAYTPQVVSIGPFHHKNKRLKAMEEHKERYFRSFVKQSKINSEYLIGIIREMEESIRGCYEETIDLNSDRFVKMILVDACFILELFIRCSSRSLTSDDPMAVEPRATAVMFDLLLLENQLPFFVIEKLHQLAFPSLSNNAFLELPFNHFGRFGGFNIQSIPAHPNVKIEHFTDLLRTFQIPPPEKRPKRGNLQNDLLYTATQLYEAGVEFQVVESECRFDIKFEKGVLKIPKLELDDWTEVVARNIMALEQTRYIGDTYFTDYICLMDSLISDNNAANSMINNLNKGIMWIKVRHDYIDLYNKFNSFYENLWHKRKATLKREYFSTPWRGASTVAAIILLVLTFIQTACSIFK; encoded by the exons ATGGAGATTCAACTAGCAACTGCTTCAATaaataatgaagatcaaaatACTCAAAAGGAAGCAAACATTTCAggtggaaaagaaaagaaaaatgatgagTTGGTAATTGAAATTAGAGAAATAGTCGAAAGGCCGGAGATTCAGTCATCAACCCGGTGTCGTATCTACAAGGTTCCTCATCACCTTCGAAAATGGAAGCAAGCAGCCTACACTCCTCAGGTAGTTTCAATTGGCCCATTTcaccacaaaaacaaaagattgaAGGCCATGGAAGAGCATAAAGAGAGATACTTTAGGAGTTTCGTGAAACAGAGTAAGATAAACTCGGAGTATTTAATAGGCATAATAAGGGAAATGGAAGAAAGCATTCGCGGGTGCTATGAAGAGACTATTGACCTTAATAGTGATAGGTTTGTGAAAATGATTTTGGTGGATGCGTGCTTCATTCTTGAGCTTTTCATCAGATGTAGTTCAAGAAGTCTGACAAGTGATGATCCTATGGCTGTGGAACCAAGGGCTACTGCTGTGATGTTTGACTTGCTATTACTTGAAAATCAGCTTCCATTCTTTGTTATTGAGAAGCTACACCAACTTGCATTTCCATCTCTCTCAAACAATGCTTTTCTTGAGCTTCCTTTTAACCACTTTGGGCGCTTTGGGGGCTTCAACATTCAATCCATACCGGCCCATCCCAATGTGAAAATAGAACACTTCACCGATCTTCTTAGAACCTTCCAGATACCTCCACCAGAGAAGCGACCAAAAAGAGGCAATCTACAGAATGACCTTTTGTACACTGCAACACAACTCTACGAGGCAGGAGTAGAGTTCCAGGTTGTTGAAAGTGAATGCCgttttgacataaaatttgaaaaaggaGTGTTGAAAATCCCCAAGTTAGAATTAGACGATTGGACTGAAGTTGTTGCTCGAAACATTATGGCATTAGAGCAAACTCGCTATATAGGAGATACATATTTTACAGATTACATTTGCTTGATGGATTCACTTATCA GCGACAACAATGCAGCAAATTCCATGATTAACAATCTTAACAAAGGAATCATGTGGATAAAGGTAAGACATGATTACATTGATctctataataaatttaatagtttCTATGAGAATCTTTGGCACAAAAGGAAGGCAACATTAAAACGTGAATATTTTAGCACCCCTTGGAGAGGCGCTTCAACAGTGGCTGCTATTATTCTTTTGGTGCTCACTTTTATACAAACAGCATGTTCTATCTTCAAGTAG